The sequence below is a genomic window from bacterium.
GACTGGATGAGCACCTCGCCGGTGATCCCGCGGGCGGCCGCGGCCTTGATGAAGTAGTTGCGGAACTGCGTCTCCTGCAGCCCGTACATGTGCTTGACCTTCTGCTTCTCGCGCAGGCGCAGGCCGTAGTCCGAGACCTTGCGCTGGCGCTGGCCGTGCTGGCCGGGCGCGTAGCCGCGGCGCTCGATCGCGCACTTGGTGCCGTAGCAGCGCTCGCCCTTCAGGAACAGCTTCATGCCCTCGCGGCGGCACAGCCGGCAGACCGCACCCCGATACCTCGCCATCTTCTCGCCTCCTCCCTCAGTCCCGATCCCGCTTCGCTCCCGCCCCGTGCCCGGCGTGCATCAGACGCGCCGGCGCTTCGGGGGACGGCAGCCGTTGTGCGGGATGGGGGTGACGTCCTTGATGATGCTGATCTGCAGGCCCGCCGCCTGGAGCGAGCGGATGGCCGCCTCGCGGCCCGAGCCGGGGCCCTTGACGTAGACCTCGACGCGGCGCACGCCGTGCTCCTTGGCCTTGCGGGCGGTGTCCTCGCCGGCAACCTGGGCCGCGAACGGCGTGCCCTTGCGCGAGCCCTTGAACCCCATCGAGCCCGCGCTCGACCAGGAGACGACCCGGCCCTCGAGGTCCGTGATCGTGATGATCGTGTTGTTGAACGTCGACTGGACGTGGGCCACCCCCGTCGGGACGTTCTTCTTCTCCTTCTTCTTGCGCGTGCTCTTGCGGACCCTTTCCTTCGACATCGTCGCCTCTCTCTCGCTCTCTTCTCAGGCCGCCCCGCGCCCTAGGCCTTGGCCGGCGCGGCGGTCTTCTTGGGCCGGATGATCGCCCGCTTCTTCCCGCGGCGGGTCCGGGCGTTCGTGTGCGTGCGCTGCCCGCGCACCGGGAGGTTGCGCCGGTGGCGCAGCCCGCGGTAGCTGCCGATGTCCATCAGCCGCTTGATGTTGAGGGAGACTTCCTTGCGCAGCTCGCCCTCGACCCGGTGGTTCTGGTCGATGACGAGGCGGACGCGGCTGACCTGGTCCTCGGTGAGGTCCTTCACCCGGATGTCAGGGTTGACGTTCGCCGTCGCCA
It includes:
- the rpsK gene encoding 30S ribosomal protein S11 → MSKERVRKSTRKKKEKKNVPTGVAHVQSTFNNTIITITDLEGRVVSWSSAGSMGFKGSRKGTPFAAQVAGEDTARKAKEHGVRRVEVYVKGPGSGREAAIRSLQAAGLQISIIKDVTPIPHNGCRPPKRRRV
- the rpsM gene encoding 30S ribosomal protein S13, whose protein sequence is MARIAGVDLPREKRVEIALTYIFGIGRATANRILATANVNPDIRVKDLTEDQVSRVRLVIDQNHRVEGELRKEVSLNIKRLMDIGSYRGLRHRRNLPVRGQRTHTNARTRRGKKRAIIRPKKTAAPAKA